A genomic stretch from Candidatus Binataceae bacterium includes:
- a CDS encoding pyridoxamine 5'-phosphate oxidase family protein, with translation MEATDLQALQQLIDRSAASAGPAAADSLAYPARQMGAAEFVEFWQSVRLVAMATTGEGGGPHIAPVHGRLDGTRLRLVIYDNTLRRRDIAANPRVAFTTWRADGAAAIVYGVAREVEGSLRPARASLSGKPRQVIELEVRLTRVYAMRPPDRST, from the coding sequence ATGGAAGCGACGGACCTGCAGGCATTGCAGCAGCTTATCGATCGCAGCGCCGCGTCGGCCGGACCTGCCGCGGCCGATTCGCTTGCCTATCCCGCGCGCCAGATGGGCGCGGCGGAGTTCGTGGAGTTCTGGCAGAGCGTTCGGCTGGTCGCGATGGCCACGACGGGCGAGGGGGGCGGACCGCATATTGCGCCGGTTCACGGGCGGCTCGACGGCACCCGGTTGCGGCTGGTGATCTATGACAACACGCTGCGCCGGCGCGATATCGCAGCCAATCCACGCGTTGCATTCACTACCTGGCGCGCCGACGGCGCGGCGGCGATCGTTTACGGCGTCGCGCGCGAGGTGGAAGGCAGCCTGCGCCCCGCGCGCGCCTCGCTGAGCGGAAAGCCGCGCCAGGTGATCGAACTCGAGGTCAGGCTGACGCGCGTCTATGCGATGCGCCCGCCTGACCGCTCCACTTGA
- a CDS encoding RES family NAD+ phosphorylase, protein MELKPPLAHVTRRATFRLIPSRYPSVGIFDAVASAEDLEAVFELEAWTNDRISNELGVLHTIPGDEWLTGRPLATVVMAAFCHPHPAGGRFNDPSRGAWYAAFALRTAHAEAIHNRTRELHEIGGWFDTFVQMAAYLADFDATFDDVRASRFSRYLNPDSYKASQRLGRRLLDQASNGIIYPSVRDRGGTCIVCFRPKLVGGVRQGGFYEYRWTGERQPAITKL, encoded by the coding sequence GTGGAACTGAAGCCGCCGCTCGCCCATGTCACAAGGCGCGCGACCTTCCGCCTGATCCCCAGCCGCTATCCTTCGGTAGGAATCTTCGACGCCGTCGCGTCGGCCGAGGACCTCGAAGCGGTTTTCGAGCTAGAGGCGTGGACCAACGACAGAATCAGTAACGAGCTGGGCGTCCTGCATACCATTCCAGGCGACGAATGGCTCACGGGACGGCCGCTGGCCACGGTCGTGATGGCGGCGTTTTGCCATCCTCACCCCGCCGGCGGGCGTTTCAATGACCCAAGCCGCGGCGCCTGGTATGCGGCGTTCGCGCTCCGAACCGCGCACGCGGAGGCTATCCATAACCGCACGCGCGAACTGCACGAGATCGGCGGCTGGTTCGATACCTTCGTCCAGATGGCAGCTTATCTTGCGGATTTCGACGCCACCTTTGATGACGTTCGCGCCAGCCGCTTCTCGAGATACTTGAACCCCGACAGCTACAAGGCCTCGCAGCGGCTTGGCCGCCGGCTACTTGACCAGGCCTCCAACGGAATCATCTACCCGAGCGTCCGCGACCGGGGCGGCACCTGTATCGTTTGCTTCAGACCCAAGCTCGTCGGGGGCGTCCGCCAGGGCGGCTTTTACGAATATCGATGGACCGGAGAGCGTCAACCAGCGATCACGAAACTTTGA
- a CDS encoding efflux RND transporter periplasmic adaptor subunit, translating into MRRLLRRWSWIAAIVAVVIVLLWLKHAPAPASYVTADVERGDLVRAVTATGTVNPVVTVQVGTYVSGPIVKIYCDFNTEVKKGQVCAKIDPRPYQVTVEQASASLANARAQLKKDQANLRYEQLTYERNQALMKDNVVTQDALDSARSAAEQAAAQVELDRASIRQQEASLHAAQVNLGYTDIISPVDGTVVSRNVDVGQTVAASFQTPTLFLIAQDLTRMQVDASVSESDVGPVRLGQSAEFTVDAFPHHPFPATVTQVRQAPVTVQNVVTYDVVLGVANPELLLKPGMTANAKIITAEEQNVLIVPLQALRFSPNGGSGKGAREEHRHDDHKAELWILNGKTIRQIRVARGIDDGTSVEILSGDLKPGDRVVIDEMAGAGDSKKPRLARPQMGGGMHHF; encoded by the coding sequence TTGAGGAGGCTACTGCGGCGCTGGAGTTGGATCGCGGCAATTGTCGCCGTCGTGATCGTCCTCTTATGGCTCAAGCACGCTCCCGCACCGGCCAGCTACGTCACCGCTGATGTCGAGCGCGGTGACTTGGTGCGCGCGGTCACCGCAACCGGCACGGTCAACCCGGTGGTGACCGTGCAGGTCGGCACCTACGTATCGGGCCCCATCGTAAAGATCTACTGCGACTTCAATACCGAGGTAAAAAAAGGGCAGGTTTGCGCCAAGATCGACCCACGGCCCTACCAGGTCACGGTCGAGCAGGCGAGCGCCAGTCTGGCCAACGCACGGGCGCAGTTGAAGAAGGATCAGGCGAACCTCAGGTACGAGCAACTGACCTACGAGCGCAACCAGGCGCTGATGAAGGATAACGTGGTAACGCAGGACGCTCTCGATAGCGCCCGCAGCGCCGCCGAGCAGGCTGCGGCGCAGGTCGAGCTCGATCGCGCCAGTATCCGCCAGCAGGAAGCCTCACTCCACGCCGCCCAGGTCAACCTGGGCTATACCGATATCATCTCGCCGGTGGACGGCACGGTGGTTTCCCGCAACGTCGACGTCGGCCAGACCGTCGCCGCAAGTTTTCAGACCCCGACGCTCTTCCTGATCGCGCAGGATCTTACCCGGATGCAGGTTGACGCGAGCGTCAGTGAGTCCGACGTCGGCCCGGTACGCCTCGGCCAGAGCGCCGAGTTCACGGTTGACGCCTTTCCCCATCATCCGTTTCCCGCGACTGTCACGCAGGTGCGCCAGGCGCCGGTGACCGTGCAAAACGTTGTCACTTACGACGTCGTGCTGGGCGTCGCCAACCCCGAACTTTTGCTGAAGCCCGGGATGACCGCCAACGCGAAGATCATCACGGCCGAGGAGCAAAACGTGCTCATAGTGCCGCTGCAGGCTCTCCGCTTTTCGCCTAACGGCGGCTCCGGCAAAGGCGCGAGAGAGGAGCATCGTCACGATGATCATAAAGCAGAGCTCTGGATCCTCAACGGTAAGACGATTCGGCAAATCCGCGTTGCCAGAGGCATCGACGACGGCACTTCGGTCGAAATCCTAAGCGGCGATCTCAAACCCGGCGATCGGGTGGTCATCGACGAGATGGCGGGCGCCGGCGATAGCAAAAAGCCGCGGCTGGCACGGCCGCAGATGGGCGGAGGGATGCATCATTTCTAG
- a CDS encoding ABC transporter permease: protein MADVVISVSDLHRTYQLGDLEVRALCGISLEIERGEFVAVMGASGSGKSTLMNIIGCLDRPTSGRYLLEGVDVASLSEPDLARIRSRRIGFVFQSFNLLSRTSALENVELPLFYSGDPAHGAMRAREVLALLGLAGREQSHPNQLSGGQQQRVAIARALINNPAILMADEPTGNLDSRTSLEIMATLQKLNRQGLTIVLVTHDAELAAFAARVVMLRDGLIISDHRQTPQQAAPAAPAEAAAPALMAEAEKSAPLAHRAVPESDAAPLTFVLMALRAAARALARNKLRSALTMLGIFIGVAALIAMVAVGQGANEAVETQIASLGSNLLIVTPGTTTSNGVRAGGGSVSTLTVGDAEALIKDDWPVARISYLDRQIAQVEYNHQNWSTNIQGVTPSYLPIRNWTVAEGRPLEEDDERTGARVCLLGQTVVRNLFGEHSDPVGAIVRVKGVDMQVIGVLEGKGQSGWGQDQDDVVLIPFSTAERKVLGVAAPPAVPSGAATPTVVNPYAAVPTASSIYSSDANQMSPFGSPPKLAGVVHLIFVEVKSQALIPEAIDQISETLHTRHHIQPGKDNDFDVHNLSAVVEAAEGSSRIMALLLATVASISLLVGGIGIMNILLVSVTERTREIGIRMAIGARRVHILLQFLVEAILLGMVGGAGGILAGVGASQAISAFAGWPTLLSPAAIIGSFVFSAAVGIFFGYYPARQASLLNPIDALRYE, encoded by the coding sequence ATGGCTGACGTCGTCATAAGCGTTTCGGATCTTCATCGAACCTACCAGCTCGGCGACCTCGAGGTGCGTGCGCTCTGCGGCATCAGCCTGGAGATCGAGCGCGGCGAATTCGTGGCGGTCATGGGCGCGTCGGGCTCGGGCAAGTCCACCCTGATGAACATCATCGGATGCCTCGACCGGCCGACTTCCGGACGCTACCTGCTCGAAGGCGTGGACGTCGCCTCGCTCAGCGAACCGGATCTCGCACGCATCCGCAGCCGGCGGATCGGCTTCGTCTTCCAGAGCTTCAATCTGCTTTCGCGCACGAGCGCGCTCGAGAACGTCGAGCTGCCGCTCTTTTACTCGGGCGACCCGGCGCACGGCGCGATGCGCGCCCGCGAGGTCCTTGCGCTGCTGGGCCTTGCCGGGCGCGAGCAGAGCCATCCCAATCAGCTCTCCGGCGGCCAGCAGCAGCGCGTCGCGATCGCGCGCGCGCTCATCAACAACCCGGCGATTCTGATGGCCGACGAGCCGACCGGAAACCTCGACTCGCGGACCTCGCTCGAAATCATGGCGACGCTGCAAAAGCTCAACCGCCAGGGCCTGACCATCGTGCTGGTGACGCACGACGCCGAGCTTGCCGCATTTGCGGCCCGCGTCGTGATGTTGCGCGACGGGCTCATCATCTCAGACCATCGGCAGACGCCGCAGCAGGCGGCGCCGGCGGCCCCGGCCGAAGCCGCGGCGCCCGCTTTGATGGCCGAAGCGGAGAAGTCCGCGCCGCTCGCCCATCGCGCTGTCCCGGAGTCTGACGCCGCGCCGCTTACCTTCGTGCTGATGGCGCTCAGGGCCGCCGCCCGGGCGCTCGCGCGCAACAAGCTGCGCTCCGCGCTCACCATGCTCGGAATCTTCATTGGCGTCGCCGCGCTGATTGCGATGGTCGCGGTTGGCCAAGGCGCCAACGAGGCGGTCGAGACGCAGATCGCAAGCCTCGGAAGCAATCTGCTGATCGTGACGCCCGGCACCACCACCTCCAACGGCGTCCGCGCCGGCGGCGGCAGCGTCTCGACGCTGACCGTGGGCGACGCCGAGGCGCTCATCAAGGATGATTGGCCGGTCGCCCGCATCAGCTATCTCGACCGGCAGATTGCCCAGGTCGAGTACAACCATCAGAACTGGAGCACCAATATCCAGGGCGTGACGCCGAGCTATCTGCCGATCCGCAACTGGACGGTGGCCGAGGGGCGGCCGCTCGAGGAAGACGACGAACGCACGGGCGCCCGCGTGTGCCTGCTGGGACAGACCGTGGTGCGCAACCTTTTTGGCGAGCACAGCGACCCCGTCGGCGCGATCGTGCGGGTCAAGGGCGTCGACATGCAGGTGATCGGCGTGCTCGAAGGCAAGGGCCAGTCAGGATGGGGCCAGGACCAGGATGACGTGGTGTTGATTCCGTTCAGCACGGCCGAGCGCAAGGTCCTCGGCGTCGCCGCGCCGCCGGCCGTCCCTTCGGGCGCGGCAACGCCTACCGTGGTGAATCCCTATGCAGCGGTGCCGACCGCGAGTTCTATTTACAGTTCCGACGCGAACCAGATGAGTCCGTTCGGCAGCCCGCCAAAACTTGCGGGGGTGGTGCATCTGATCTTCGTCGAGGTCAAAAGCCAGGCGCTCATTCCGGAGGCGATCGACCAGATTTCCGAGACGCTGCACACCCGCCATCATATCCAGCCCGGCAAGGACAACGATTTCGACGTGCACAACCTGAGCGCGGTGGTCGAGGCTGCCGAAGGCAGCAGCCGGATCATGGCGCTGCTGCTCGCCACCGTGGCCTCGATTTCGCTGCTGGTCGGCGGTATCGGGATTATGAACATCCTGCTGGTGTCGGTGACCGAGCGCACGCGTGAAATCGGCATCCGGATGGCGATCGGCGCGCGCCGCGTGCACATCCTGCTCCAGTTCCTGGTCGAGGCGATCCTGCTCGGGATGGTCGGCGGGGCGGGCGGAATCCTGGCCGGGGTCGGAGCGTCGCAGGCGATTTCGGCGTTCGCCGGATGGCCGACGCTGCTCTCGCCGGCGGCGATCATCGGCAGCTTCGTCTTCTCCGCCGCGGTCGGAATATTTTTCGGCTACTATCCCGCGCGTCAGGCCTCGCTGCTCAATCCGATCGACGCTCTCCGCTATGAATGA
- a CDS encoding MbcA/ParS/Xre antitoxin family protein translates to MSAPERLSERLDDATPERRDPEVRRRLSAPAMRSFLNVCLAWNLGVNQQRGLLGWPAASTYHKYKAGQIGTLSFDMLSRISLVLGIYKALHILYPQAELADQWVKLRNASPLLGGRPPVELMIDGGIDGLYRVRRLLDGRRGAWN, encoded by the coding sequence ATGAGCGCGCCCGAAAGACTGAGCGAACGTCTGGATGATGCGACGCCCGAGCGCCGTGACCCGGAGGTGCGCCGCCGGCTCTCCGCGCCCGCGATGCGCAGCTTTCTCAACGTCTGCCTGGCGTGGAATCTCGGCGTCAATCAGCAGCGCGGACTGCTTGGATGGCCGGCCGCTTCCACCTATCACAAGTACAAAGCTGGCCAGATCGGCACACTCTCCTTCGACATGCTGAGCAGGATTTCGCTGGTCCTCGGAATCTATAAAGCACTCCACATCCTCTATCCCCAGGCGGAACTTGCGGATCAATGGGTCAAGCTTCGCAACGCAAGCCCGCTGTTAGGCGGCAGGCCGCCGGTCGAGTTGATGATCGATGGCGGTATCGACGGTCTTTACCGGGTTCGGCGTTTGCTCGACGGCCGGCGCGGCGCGTGGAACTGA
- the acnA gene encoding aconitate hydratase AcnA: protein MGKNTFGARRALNVGGRKYTIFSLAALERRGFALARLPYSIKVMLENVLRREDGVVVTADQVEAVGKWQPQPGEREFSFMPARVLLQDFTGVPVVADMAAMRDAIKRLGGDPSRINPIQPADLVIDHSVQVDSFGTSRSFAINAEMESERNRERYLFLRWGQGAFNSFRVVPPDTGIVHQVNLEYLAPVVFTSADGQVYSDTLLGTDSHTTMVNGLGVVGWGVGGIEAEAAMLGQSIPMLIPEVIGFRFTGAMRAGATATDLVLTVTQMLRKRGVVNKFVEYFGGGLGSLSVADRATLGNMSPEYGATIGFFPVDDQTLDYLRLSGRAESQVRLIEAYCKEQGLFRTADSPDPTFTDTLELDLGTVEPSIAGPRRPQDRVRLRAAKGEFRRELAKEVGNHSGVDPTVVARWINEGGAPAVAPHQAIPPTELGPLAHRVAVTGEGGERFDLTQGAVVIAAITSCTNTSNPSVMLGAGLLAKKAVERGLGVKPWVKTSLAPGSKVVTDYLKRAGLLAYLERLRFNLVGYGCTTCIGNSGPMPEAIAAAVKQGDLVACAVLSGNRNFEGRINPVVRFNYLASPPLVVAYAIAGTMDFDPNRDSLGNDPEGNPVYLRDIWPSTSELAAAVAGSIDSAMFRKEYGQVFDGDERWRGLKVPEGNLFRWEKDSLYVKAPPFFDGIGATPAPVSDIKDARVLAMLADSVTTDHISPAGSIGADTPAGKYLVANGCQPRDFNSYGARRGNHEVMVRGTFANIRLRNELVPGLEGGFTVHLPDGERTTIFEASERYRADGVPLIVIAGKEYGSGSSRDWAAKGTLLLGVRAVIAESFERIHRSNLVGMGVLPLEFTGGETRQSLELSGRESYSIEGLAAGVTRRQRLKVRVSDGGRTREFEVLARIDTPEEVEYVRHGGILPYVLRELLHA from the coding sequence ATGGGAAAAAATACTTTCGGCGCGCGGCGCGCGCTTAACGTCGGCGGTCGCAAGTACACGATCTTCAGCCTCGCGGCGCTGGAGAGGCGCGGTTTTGCGCTTGCGCGCCTGCCGTATTCGATCAAGGTGATGCTCGAGAACGTGCTCCGCCGCGAAGACGGCGTGGTGGTGACGGCCGACCAGGTCGAGGCAGTCGGCAAGTGGCAGCCGCAGCCGGGCGAACGCGAGTTCTCCTTCATGCCGGCGCGCGTGCTGCTGCAGGATTTCACCGGCGTGCCCGTGGTTGCGGACATGGCCGCGATGCGCGACGCGATCAAGCGTCTCGGCGGAGATCCCTCGCGAATCAACCCGATCCAGCCCGCCGATCTGGTGATCGACCATTCCGTGCAGGTCGACAGCTTTGGCACTTCGAGATCGTTCGCGATCAACGCCGAGATGGAGTCCGAGCGCAACCGCGAACGCTACCTTTTTCTGCGCTGGGGCCAGGGCGCGTTCAACAGCTTCCGCGTGGTGCCGCCCGACACCGGAATCGTGCATCAGGTCAATCTCGAGTATCTCGCGCCGGTGGTTTTCACCTCGGCCGACGGCCAGGTCTATTCGGACACGCTGCTCGGCACCGATTCGCACACCACGATGGTTAACGGTCTCGGGGTGGTCGGATGGGGCGTCGGCGGAATCGAGGCCGAGGCGGCGATGCTCGGGCAGTCGATCCCGATGCTCATTCCGGAGGTGATCGGTTTCAGGTTTACCGGCGCGATGCGTGCGGGCGCGACGGCGACCGACCTGGTGCTCACGGTCACGCAGATGCTGCGCAAGCGCGGCGTGGTCAACAAGTTCGTCGAGTACTTCGGCGGCGGACTGGGGAGCCTGAGCGTCGCCGACCGTGCAACGCTCGGCAACATGTCGCCCGAGTATGGCGCGACGATCGGCTTTTTCCCGGTTGACGATCAGACGCTCGATTACCTGCGCCTTTCGGGGCGCGCAGAATCGCAGGTGCGGTTGATCGAGGCCTACTGCAAGGAGCAGGGGCTGTTCCGCACCGCGGACTCGCCGGATCCGACTTTTACCGACACGCTGGAGCTCGACCTGGGCACGGTCGAGCCGAGCATCGCCGGGCCGCGCCGCCCGCAGGACCGGGTGCGGCTGCGCGCGGCGAAGGGCGAATTCCGCCGCGAGCTCGCCAAGGAAGTCGGCAATCACAGCGGCGTCGATCCGACCGTCGTCGCGCGCTGGATAAACGAGGGTGGCGCGCCCGCAGTGGCGCCGCATCAGGCGATACCGCCCACGGAGCTCGGGCCGCTCGCGCATCGCGTCGCCGTGACGGGCGAGGGCGGCGAACGCTTCGATCTCACGCAGGGCGCGGTGGTAATCGCCGCGATCACGAGCTGCACCAACACTTCGAATCCGTCGGTGATGCTGGGTGCGGGGCTGCTCGCGAAAAAGGCGGTCGAGCGCGGACTCGGCGTCAAGCCGTGGGTCAAGACCAGCCTCGCGCCGGGATCGAAGGTGGTTACCGACTATTTGAAGCGCGCCGGGCTTCTCGCATATTTGGAGCGCCTGCGCTTCAACCTGGTCGGCTATGGCTGCACGACCTGTATCGGCAACAGCGGCCCGATGCCCGAGGCGATCGCGGCCGCGGTCAAGCAGGGCGACCTGGTCGCCTGCGCGGTACTGAGCGGCAACCGCAACTTCGAGGGCCGCATCAACCCGGTCGTGCGCTTCAACTATCTCGCCTCGCCGCCGCTGGTGGTCGCCTACGCGATCGCGGGTACGATGGATTTCGATCCCAACCGGGATTCGCTCGGCAACGACCCCGAGGGCAATCCGGTTTACCTGCGCGACATCTGGCCCTCGACCAGCGAGCTTGCCGCGGCGGTTGCCGGTTCGATCGACTCCGCGATGTTTCGCAAGGAGTACGGGCAGGTGTTCGACGGCGACGAGCGCTGGCGCGGGCTCAAGGTGCCCGAGGGCAACCTGTTCCGCTGGGAGAAGGATTCGCTTTACGTCAAGGCGCCTCCGTTCTTCGACGGCATCGGCGCGACGCCTGCGCCCGTCTCCGACATCAAGGATGCGCGGGTACTCGCGATGCTCGCCGACAGCGTGACGACCGATCATATCTCGCCCGCCGGCTCGATCGGGGCCGACACGCCGGCCGGTAAGTACCTGGTCGCCAATGGATGCCAGCCGCGCGATTTCAACTCTTACGGCGCGCGCCGCGGCAATCATGAGGTCATGGTGCGCGGGACATTTGCCAACATCCGCCTGCGCAACGAACTGGTGCCCGGGCTCGAAGGCGGCTTCACCGTCCATCTGCCCGACGGCGAGCGCACGACGATCTTCGAAGCCTCCGAGCGCTACCGCGCCGACGGCGTCCCGCTAATCGTAATCGCGGGCAAGGAGTACGGCTCCGGAAGCTCGCGCGACTGGGCCGCCAAGGGCACGCTGCTGCTCGGCGTGCGCGCGGTCATCGCGGAAAGCTTCGAGCGGATCCATCGCAGCAACCTGGTCGGGATGGGCGTGCTGCCGCTGGAATTTACCGGCGGAGAGACGCGCCAGAGCCTGGAGCTCAGCGGACGCGAGAGCTATTCGATCGAAGGGCTGGCGGCGGGCGTTACGCGGCGGCAGAGGCTCAAAGTCCGCGTCAGCGACGGCGGCCGCACGCGCGAGTTCGAGGTCTTGGCGCGGATCGACACGCCCGAAGAGGTCGAGTACGTCCGCCACGGCGGCATCCTGCCGTACGTGCTGCGGGAACTGCTGCATGCGTGA